Proteins encoded in a region of the Octopus sinensis linkage group LG8, ASM634580v1, whole genome shotgun sequence genome:
- the LOC115215045 gene encoding dynactin subunit 4-like yields MATYRDIDKVKYLCDCGKKHPICWLYLCRHCFKLRCGDCLLHEVDSHFCPCCLENLPSTEAKLRKNRCGSCFDCPSCGHLLSTRATNTFIVNPEDPTKNIPKKMYYLACGFCRWTTRDIGIGDKPVATGGWQDLESPHLDRVTMLLEYYKKLSLKENSEKEREKFIKRRGHIYYTDKFSLATVALKRKALNSPSAALHDDDTTVLEIEPAEMVTEFPELDDEIFSTPIQLNKITTIDQRLSSPEFQPVQVNNMYPRHKHLQVRKSVRCKKCDHNLIKPDYNSASTKFKIQSTAMYHVPELRISNYNVFSPKKEKKITLTLSNPAIYNMDIEFSPVQGEDLFSTAKVDLPKKKIVLARRDEDALYEGSTSLENAFDDDPAVIVSRKLNKIIFNIGVTPVISGGEVRVAFVMRHSYKNVTLGLPSEKEEVQTVLLEHTIYAQLGQIQ; encoded by the coding sequence ATGGCGACGTATCGTGACATCGATAAGGTGAAATACCTTTGCGATTGTGGCAAGAAACATCCAATTTGTTGGCTTTATCTATGTCGACATTGTTTTAAGCTGCGATGTGGTGATTGTCTTCTACATGAAGTGGATTCCCACTTTTGCCCCTGTTGTCTTGAAAATCTACCTTCAACAGAAGCCAAGCTTCGTAAAAATCGATGTGGGAGTTGTTTTGATTGCCCCAGCTGTGGCCATCTCTTGTCTACTCGAGCTACGAACACTTTTATTGTCAACCCAGAGGATCCGACGAAGAATATCCCGAAAAAGATGTACTATTTAGCTTGTGGATTTTGCCGTTGGACTACCAGAGATATTGGTATTGGTGACAAACCTGTTGCTACGGGAGGCTGGCAAGATCTGGAAAGCCCGCATCTTGATAGAGTCACTATGCTTTTAGAATACTATAAAAAGCTTTCACTGAAAGAGAACTCTGAAAAAGAACGTGAGAAATTCATCAAGAGGCGCGGTCATATTTATTATACCGATAAATTCAGTTTGGCGACCGTAGCTCTGAAACGCAAGGCCTTGAACAGTCCCTCGGCAGCCTTACACGATGATGACACGACGGTTCTAGAGATCGAACCTGCCGAAATGGTCACTGAATTCCCCGAACTTGACGATGAAATATTTTCCACTCCGATTCAGCTGAACAAAATTACTACTATCGACCAAAGGCTGTCATCACCAGAATTCCAACCAGTCCAGGTGAATAATATGTATCCCAGACACAAGCATTTACAAGTGAGGAAGTCTGTCAGGTGTAAGAAATGTGATCATAATCTCATCAAACCTGACTACAACTCTGCTTCGaccaaatttaaaattcaatCAACTGCCATGTACCATGTACCAGAGCTTCGAATCTCTAACTATAATGTATTTTCtccaaagaaagagaaaaaaattacccTGACCTTATCAAACCCTGCTATTTACAATATGGATATTGAATTTAGTCCTGTCCAAGGCGAAGATCTGTTTTCAACTGCCAAAGTGGACCTGCCTAAAAAGAAGATTGTTTTGGCACGACGCGATGAAGATGCATTGTACGAAGGTAGCACTTCTCTTGAGAATGCGTTCGATGATGATCCAGCAGTCATTGTGTCTCGGAAGCTGAACAAAATTATCTTCAATATTGGTGTTACACCTGTAATTTCTGGAGGTGAGGTAAGGGTCGCATTTGTTATGCGCCATTCTTATAAAAACGTTACTCTCGGTCTCCCGAGCGAAAAAGAAGAGGTGCAAACCGTTTTGTTAGAACATACAATTTACGCTCAACTCGGACAAATCCAGTAA